DNA from Paraphotobacterium marinum:
TCCCATATCTCCTTCAATCTCTGCCTTAGGTGTCAACGCCGCCACCGAATCAACTACAATAACATCTACAGCACCTGATCTAGTCAATGCATCAGCTATTTCTAAAGCTTGTTCACCCGTGTCGGGTTGAGAAACTAATAAATTTTCAATGTCTACTCCAACTTTACCTGCATATAAAGGGTCTAGCGCATGTTCAGCATCAATAAAAGCACAAGTTTTACCTTCTTTTTGTGCTTCAGCAATAACCTGCAAAGTTAAGGTTGTTTTCCCTGAAGATTCTGGTCCATATATTTCAACAATTCTACCGTACGGAAGACCACCAGCACCAAGCGCAATATCTAAAGACAATGAACCAGTTGAAACAGTTTCAATATCCATGGTTTTGTTATCACCCAACCTCATGATTGAGCCTTTGCCAAATTGCTTATCAATTTGACTTAGTGCTGCCTCTAAAGCTTTTTGTTTGTTCTCGTTCATTGTTATTTATTCCTAATAATAAAACTTTTATTTAAATACATTATACTGTTTATTTGTACAGTTTCCAGTAATTTGTAAATACTAAGTAATAAATTCATACAAAAAAGTTAGACCATAAAAAATTGATTGAATTCTAACTTGTTCTCTACTTCCCATAAAAAGAGTATGTTTATACTTACGCTCACCTAAATCATTACTTAAACCAAAGTATACAGTTCCAGTTGGTTTAAAAGCAGTTCCTCCAGACGGACCTGCGATTCCTGTAACAGATAAAGCAATATTTGAATTTGTTTTTGCCTGCCCATTTTTAGCCATTTGCATTGCAACTTCTTGACTAACAGCTCCATATTTTAGAATATAATCAGGTTGAATTCCCAAAATACAAGATTTTGCTTCATTTGAATATGTTACCAGAGAAGAGTGAAGCCAAGAAGATGAGCCTGGTTGTTTTGTCATATAGTAACCAATACCACCACCAGTACAAGATTCAACTACTGTTAATGTTTTTTTGTTCATCGTCAAAACTTTACTGAGACTTTTTACTAAGTTTAGAATTTGAGCCTCATCTACATTCATAATATAGATCCAATTTAAAATTATTTAATTGTATAATATATTTTTATTTATCGTGATACAATCTAACTTTAATTAAAATAATTACGCTAAATTAAAAAAAACAGAAGATTAAAAATGTCTAAAGAAACTTTTTCACAAAAACAAACCCCTATGATCCAACAGTATTTGGATATTAAATCAGAATACCCAGAAATATTATTATTTTATAGGATGGGGGATTTTTATGAATTATTTTTCGATGACGCAAAAAAAGCATCAAAACTGTTAGATTTAACTTTAACAAGTAGAGGCAAAAATAGTGATAACCCTATTCCAATGGCTGGAGTTCCTTTCCACTCATTAGAAAATTATTTAATAAAGCTTATAAAGTTAGGAGAGTCTATTGCAATCTGCGAGCAATTAGGTATATCTGGCTCCAATAAAGGCCCAATGGAAAGAAAGGTGACCAAAGTAATAACTCCCGGCACATTAACAGATGAGTGTTTTTTAAATGAGCAAAATGAAAACTTAATCGCATGTGTTTCATATAGGAATAAAAGATATGCTTTAGCAACAATTGAATTATCAACAGCCCAGTTTAATATATCTGAATATGACACGTTAAATGCACTTCAAAGTTCTTTAATTAAGAACTTCCCTACAGAGGTATTGTACGAAGAAAATTTTCCAAATCCTGATTTATTTGCATCATCAATATCTGTAAAAAAGTTATCATCATATAAGTTTAATATTGATAATTGTTTATTTATTCTGAACAAACATTTTAAAACTAATAATCTTGACGGTTTCGGATTTTCAAGTAAACATGCAGCTATTTCATCTGCAGCTGTCTTGCTGGAATATGTTAAAAATTGTCAAAAAAGCACTCTAGATCATATCAAAACCATTAAAGTATCTCATCAAGATGACTATATTATTTTAGATGCAGACACCCGTAAACATTTAGAGCTTACCTTAAATACTAAGGAAAACGGTAAAAATACTCTTTATTCGTGTATTAATAAAACCCAAACAGCTATGGGAGCAAGATTATTAAAAAAACTAATTCATGAACCTATAAGAGATACTCAATTATTAAATTTAAAATTAAATTGTGTGGCTGAATTGATCCAAAAAGATCTTTTTAATGATATAGCGAATGAGCTCAACCATGTTTTTGATATAGAGCGTATTATATCGAGAATTGCCTTAAAAAGTGTTACTCCTAGAGATGTAATTAAATTAAAAACAACATTACAAAAAATACCAACCCTTCAAAATATATTGAATAACACCACAAGCAATGATTTAAAAAAAGTCAGCTTATTATCTGATACATATAAGTCTATTGTAGAAAGGATCTCATCTATATTGGTTGAAAATCCACCATCAACCGTTCGTGATGGTAACTTTGTGCTTGAAGGCTTTAATCAAGAGCTTGATGAATGGAGAGCCTTATCCAAAAATGTCGACGCTTATGTGGCAAACTACGAAAAGGAAGAGAAAAAAAAATATTCAATTGATTCATTGAAAGTTAATTATAATAAAGTCCATGGTTTTTTTATACAAATTTCAAAAGCTCAAGCTGTAAAGGCGCCAAGTCATTATATTCGTAAACAAACTCTTAAAAACTATGAGCGTTATACTGTTGAAGCATTAGCTGAGTATGAGGAAAAATTAATTAAATCAAAAACCGAAATATTAAATTTAGAAAAAAAAATCTGGTTTGAACTAGTTGATACATTATATAAAAAGCTTGAGGAACTACAAGATATTGCAAAAATATTATCACTTATTGACGTACATAACTCCAACGCAATAAGCGCAATTGAAAATTCGTATACTCGCCCTACTTTTACTGATGAAAATATATTATCCATAAAAAATGGCAGACACCCCGTTGTAGAAAAGTCATTAGATAGCACCTTTTCACCAAACAATACAAACTTTGATGAAACAATTAAAATGATGATTATCACAGGACCTAATATGGGTGGAAAATCAACGTATATGAGGCAAACTGCCCTAATAACTCTCATGGCTCATATAGGTTCATATGTACCCGCCGAATCTTGCAAAGTTGGGCCTATTGATAGAATATTTACAAGAATAGGTGCATCAGATGACCTTTCTTCAGGAAAGTCAACTTTTATGGTAGAAATGACTGAAACCGCAAATATTTTAAATAACGCAACAAAATCAAGTTTAGTTCTTTTGGATGAAATTGGAAGAGGCACAAGTACATATGATGGATTATCAATTGCCTGGGCTACTTCTGAATATTTAATGGAAAAGAGTCAACCATTAACAATGTTTGCTACTCATTATTATGAATTAACTAATTTAGAAGCTCAGTTTAAAAAAATTAAAAACTTTCATTTCGATGCTGTTGAACAAATAAATGACATTGCATTCAACCATAAAATAAAAGTAGGTTCGACTTCAAGATCTTTCGGTATTTCAGTGGCAAGATTGGCTGGATTACCTTCAGCGGTGATTGAATCGGCAAAGCAAAAAATACTAGCTTTAGAAAAAGAACAAGGTGACCCTTA
Protein-coding regions in this window:
- a CDS encoding CinA family protein, with translation MNVDEAQILNLVKSLSKVLTMNKKTLTVVESCTGGGIGYYMTKQPGSSSWLHSSLVTYSNEAKSCILGIQPDYILKYGAVSQEVAMQMAKNGQAKTNSNIALSVTGIAGPSGGTAFKPTGTVYFGLSNDLGERKYKHTLFMGSREQVRIQSIFYGLTFLYEFIT
- the mutS gene encoding DNA mismatch repair protein MutS, which translates into the protein MSKETFSQKQTPMIQQYLDIKSEYPEILLFYRMGDFYELFFDDAKKASKLLDLTLTSRGKNSDNPIPMAGVPFHSLENYLIKLIKLGESIAICEQLGISGSNKGPMERKVTKVITPGTLTDECFLNEQNENLIACVSYRNKRYALATIELSTAQFNISEYDTLNALQSSLIKNFPTEVLYEENFPNPDLFASSISVKKLSSYKFNIDNCLFILNKHFKTNNLDGFGFSSKHAAISSAAVLLEYVKNCQKSTLDHIKTIKVSHQDDYIILDADTRKHLELTLNTKENGKNTLYSCINKTQTAMGARLLKKLIHEPIRDTQLLNLKLNCVAELIQKDLFNDIANELNHVFDIERIISRIALKSVTPRDVIKLKTTLQKIPTLQNILNNTTSNDLKKVSLLSDTYKSIVERISSILVENPPSTVRDGNFVLEGFNQELDEWRALSKNVDAYVANYEKEEKKKYSIDSLKVNYNKVHGFFIQISKAQAVKAPSHYIRKQTLKNYERYTVEALAEYEEKLIKSKTEILNLEKKIWFELVDTLYKKLEELQDIAKILSLIDVHNSNAISAIENSYTRPTFTDENILSIKNGRHPVVEKSLDSTFSPNNTNFDETIKMMIITGPNMGGKSTYMRQTALITLMAHIGSYVPAESCKVGPIDRIFTRIGASDDLSSGKSTFMVEMTETANILNNATKSSLVLLDEIGRGTSTYDGLSIAWATSEYLMEKSQPLTMFATHYYELTNLEAQFKKIKNFHFDAVEQINDIAFNHKIKVGSTSRSFGISVARLAGLPSAVIESAKQKILALEKEQGDPYVSLNQTNKSDSELELNKLEKKIQSIDLNNTTPLESLNFLKQLQNKNY